From a single Hymenobacter sp. YIM 151500-1 genomic region:
- the tssD gene encoding type VI secretion system tube protein TssD, which translates to MSHYSSALIEWHFRGHCYTPLHVHYALRQPTAHTGQVSAEVRLAGVDLWLAGPDLHGPPAQEVYDYMLDHYTQRSSLVLVRRPTGQPLRRLAVEDAYCTGLVEHFEPGNAAGWPALVLKLHLSPEALRINEVKVEAFTLLPGQSTPQQRERARTPPQELPPSATLAAHLRQAAFTGLPIPAPAGPTHRLAELPEEELLHTMQRHGLPPMGVSLSYLPSDETLRALTVEFGVEFAVIYTLGPSKRKGHYTLYAGDEDSVRLNKDPNEYLLKHTHPRGTPQPSEHDIRYLKEQQAVGSRQVKSVILPLGKAKINFTKDSPFIPSQPQ; encoded by the coding sequence ATGTCCCACTACTCCTCTGCCCTGATTGAATGGCACTTCCGGGGCCACTGCTATACGCCCTTGCACGTGCACTACGCTCTGCGCCAGCCCACCGCCCATACCGGCCAGGTCAGCGCCGAGGTGCGGCTAGCGGGGGTAGACCTCTGGCTGGCCGGCCCCGACCTGCACGGCCCGCCCGCGCAGGAGGTCTACGACTACATGCTCGACCACTACACCCAGCGCAGCTCCCTGGTGCTGGTGCGCCGCCCCACGGGCCAGCCGCTGCGCCGCTTAGCCGTAGAGGATGCCTACTGTACGGGTCTGGTAGAGCACTTCGAGCCCGGCAACGCGGCGGGCTGGCCGGCGCTGGTACTAAAGCTGCACCTCTCGCCCGAGGCCCTGCGCATCAACGAGGTCAAGGTTGAGGCCTTTACCCTGCTGCCGGGCCAGTCCACGCCCCAGCAGCGGGAGCGGGCCCGCACCCCGCCCCAGGAGCTGCCCCCCTCCGCCACTCTGGCCGCCCACTTGCGCCAGGCCGCCTTCACGGGCCTACCCATCCCCGCCCCGGCCGGGCCCACCCACCGCCTAGCCGAGTTGCCGGAGGAGGAGCTGCTGCACACCATGCAACGCCACGGCCTGCCCCCAATGGGCGTCTCGTTGTCGTACTTGCCTTCCGATGAGACACTACGCGCGCTGACGGTGGAATTCGGCGTTGAGTTTGCCGTCATCTACACGCTGGGGCCAAGCAAACGGAAGGGGCACTATACCTTGTATGCGGGTGATGAAGACAGTGTTAGGTTAAATAAAGACCCGAATGAATATCTTCTTAAGCATACTCATCCACGCGGTACTCCTCAGCCGAGTGAGCACGATATTAGGTACTTAAAAGAGCAACAAGCCGTAGGGTCTCGACAGGTTAAATCGGTTATCCTGCCACTTGGCAAAGCCAAAATAAACTTTACAAAAGACTCTCCTTTCATTCCTTCGCAACCGCAGTAA
- a CDS encoding VOC family protein, with protein sequence MHIAAVTLVVRDYDEAIQFYTRQLGFDLLEDTDLGEGKRWVRVAPGGQEPALLLAQAATAEQAACIGRQTGSRVSFFLHTDDFARDYARMQARGVQFLEQPRYESYGTVVVFQDLYGNQWDLLEPAR encoded by the coding sequence ATGCACATTGCCGCCGTCACCCTCGTGGTCCGCGACTACGACGAAGCCATACAGTTCTACACCCGGCAGCTCGGCTTCGACTTACTGGAAGATACTGACTTAGGTGAGGGAAAGCGGTGGGTACGGGTGGCGCCCGGTGGGCAGGAGCCAGCCCTGTTGCTAGCCCAGGCCGCCACTGCCGAGCAAGCCGCCTGCATTGGCCGCCAAACCGGGAGCCGCGTCAGCTTCTTCCTCCACACCGACGACTTTGCCCGTGACTATGCCCGGATGCAGGCCCGCGGCGTACAGTTTCTGGAGCAGCCCCGCTACGAAAGCTACGGCACCGTGGTCGTGTTCCAGGACCTCTACGGCAACCAGTGGGACTTGCTGGAGCCTGCCCGTTGA
- the meaB gene encoding methylmalonyl Co-A mutase-associated GTPase MeaB, translating to MPKRFSASEYSEGILAGNRVVLSRAITLVESTLSTDQELAQQVLDAVLPHAGRSVRVGITGVPGVGKSTFIEALGLHLVQEQGKRLAVLAVDPTSQRSGGSILGDKTRMNQLAAHPQAYIRPSPAGRSLGGVTRSTREALVLCEAAGHNVIFIETVGVGQSETAVHGMVDFFLLLMLAGAGDELQGIKKGIMEMADAVTITKADGPNEVPARRARREYQNALHLFPLAPSQWSPVVTTSSALTGAGVPEVWQVVEQYVQHTQQSGYFQRRRQEQHLHWLHETIREALETRFYARPEVQARLAEVQQRVQEGRQSAFSAAEELLRL from the coding sequence GTGCCCAAACGCTTTTCCGCTTCCGAATATAGTGAGGGCATCCTGGCCGGCAACCGGGTAGTGCTGAGCCGAGCCATTACGCTGGTGGAAAGCACCCTGTCCACCGACCAGGAGCTGGCCCAGCAGGTGCTCGACGCGGTGCTGCCCCACGCCGGGCGCTCGGTGCGGGTGGGCATCACGGGCGTGCCGGGTGTGGGCAAAAGCACGTTTATCGAAGCCCTGGGCCTGCATCTGGTGCAGGAGCAGGGCAAGCGCCTGGCCGTGCTGGCCGTGGACCCCACCTCCCAGCGCAGCGGCGGCAGCATCCTCGGCGACAAAACCCGCATGAATCAGCTGGCGGCCCATCCCCAGGCCTACATCCGCCCCTCCCCGGCCGGCCGCAGCCTGGGCGGCGTCACGCGCAGCACCCGCGAGGCTCTGGTGCTCTGCGAAGCCGCCGGCCACAACGTCATCTTCATCGAAACCGTGGGCGTGGGCCAGAGCGAAACCGCCGTGCACGGCATGGTGGATTTCTTTCTGCTTTTGATGCTGGCCGGGGCCGGCGACGAGCTACAAGGCATCAAGAAAGGCATCATGGAAATGGCCGACGCCGTGACCATCACCAAAGCCGATGGCCCCAACGAAGTGCCCGCCCGCCGGGCCCGCCGCGAGTACCAGAACGCCCTGCACCTGTTCCCATTGGCCCCCAGTCAGTGGAGTCCCGTTGTTACCACGTCGTCGGCCCTCACCGGCGCTGGTGTGCCCGAGGTGTGGCAGGTGGTGGAGCAGTACGTGCAGCACACCCAGCAGAGCGGCTACTTCCAGCGCCGCCGCCAGGAGCAGCACCTGCACTGGCTGCACGAAACCATCCGCGAAGCCCTGGAAACCCGCTTCTACGCCCGCCCCGAAGTGCAGGCCCGCCTGGCCGAGGTGCAGCAGCGCGTACAGGAAGGCCGCCAGTCCGCCTTCAGTGCCGCCGAGGAGCTGCTACGGCTGTAG
- a CDS encoding DUF5723 family protein, whose translation MKHCVLLLAAALSLPLTLRAQNELSNFTATGRGGVATTFATDYQAIGINPANLGRVGGAKVAFTIGEFGVGAGSQSLERRQLNRLLFQRKETLTPDGKRELARAFTSDNALNLNADATTLAVAVQLPVVGGVAVSHRVRTTAHVGLNQNAAEIAFLGRNAPIYTSASAGNVPLVTEALAGTDLQFALLNEFNLAWGTRLIDQSLFQLSAGAGYRYVQGVGIIDIRVQPGSLRAYTAMSPVFDIDYGSVMNNPGFNFRARADGLQPVGRGHGFDLGLAVEAGKALRLGLALTDLGHMTWEGNLLTANDQKLKRLNSEGIGSYNFIREVADIFASGTDSLFQYTPGQERRASLPTKLRTGVGVRVSEFFEAGLDVTVPLNTVAGNLPTTFVGVGVDYKPTSWVRLSSGLSGGAGYGLSVPLGFTITNPIYEIGISTRDVAGLLTSKNPYLSVAAGFLRFKLGGKTE comes from the coding sequence ATGAAACACTGTGTACTATTGCTGGCGGCTGCGCTAAGCCTACCGCTCACGCTGCGCGCCCAAAACGAGCTGAGCAACTTCACGGCCACCGGCCGCGGGGGCGTGGCCACCACCTTCGCCACCGACTACCAGGCCATCGGCATCAACCCCGCCAACCTGGGCCGGGTGGGCGGAGCCAAGGTGGCCTTCACCATTGGCGAGTTTGGGGTGGGAGCGGGGTCCCAGTCCCTGGAGCGGCGGCAGCTGAACCGTCTGCTGTTTCAGCGTAAAGAAACCCTGACGCCAGACGGCAAGCGGGAGCTGGCCCGCGCCTTTACCTCCGACAACGCCCTGAACCTGAACGCCGACGCCACCACCCTGGCCGTGGCCGTGCAGCTGCCCGTGGTGGGCGGCGTGGCCGTGAGCCACCGGGTGCGCACCACGGCCCACGTGGGCCTCAACCAGAACGCCGCCGAAATTGCCTTTCTCGGCCGCAACGCCCCCATCTACACCAGCGCCTCAGCCGGCAATGTGCCCCTGGTGACGGAAGCCCTGGCCGGCACCGACCTGCAGTTTGCCCTGCTCAACGAGTTCAACCTGGCCTGGGGCACCCGCCTCATCGACCAGTCGTTGTTTCAGCTGTCGGCCGGGGCGGGCTACCGGTACGTGCAGGGCGTGGGCATCATCGACATCCGGGTGCAGCCGGGCAGCCTGCGGGCCTACACGGCTATGTCGCCGGTGTTTGATATCGACTACGGCTCGGTGATGAACAACCCCGGCTTCAACTTCCGGGCCCGCGCCGACGGCCTGCAACCCGTGGGCCGCGGCCACGGCTTCGACCTGGGCCTGGCCGTGGAGGCCGGCAAAGCCCTGCGTCTGGGCCTGGCCCTCACCGACCTGGGCCACATGACCTGGGAAGGCAACCTGCTCACGGCCAACGACCAGAAGCTCAAACGCCTGAACTCGGAAGGCATCGGCAGCTACAACTTCATCCGGGAAGTGGCCGACATCTTCGCCTCCGGCACCGACAGCCTGTTTCAGTACACGCCCGGCCAGGAGCGCCGCGCCAGCCTGCCTACCAAGCTGCGCACCGGCGTGGGTGTGCGCGTAAGCGAGTTTTTCGAGGCCGGCCTCGACGTAACCGTGCCCCTGAACACGGTGGCCGGCAACCTGCCCACCACCTTCGTGGGCGTCGGCGTCGACTACAAGCCCACCAGCTGGGTGCGTCTCAGCTCCGGCCTCAGCGGCGGCGCCGGCTACGGCCTGAGCGTACCCCTGGGCTTCACCATCACCAATCCCATCTACGAAATCGGCATCAGCACCCGCGACGTAGCCGGCCTGCTCACCTCCAAAAATCCCTACCTGTCCGTGGCCGCCGGGTTTCTGCGGTTTAAGCTGGGCGGGAAGACAGAATGA
- a CDS encoding YncE family protein encodes MTRLRSVLYALLFLLPGAALAQREQSIWLFGQQAGLQFPADGGAPTPLLTNKMTTYEGSAVATNQQGQLLFYTNGEFVFNRQHQVMPNGRKLMGSNSSTQSALIVPDPGSGNVFYVFTVAAQGTSNGLRYSIVDMTRDRGLGDVPRANALLISPVAEKLAAVRHQNGRDVWVVAHRWNSNAFVAFLVTADGVQTKPIMSNVGSMHAGPGRNAIGAMKFSPDGRKLAVALWREANKYEVFDFDRATGQVRNVKTFAPYPEAYGVEFSPDGTKLYGSSNGEGGGQAQIFQFDLKTGQAKVIGKSANRKVGSLQRAPDGNIYVAREDNPSLGIIRNPNSDQATYTDDGLKLGGRRSKLGLPNFITEP; translated from the coding sequence ATGACGCGCTTACGTAGCGTACTGTACGCCTTGCTGTTCTTGCTGCCCGGCGCGGCGTTGGCCCAGCGGGAGCAGTCTATCTGGCTGTTTGGGCAGCAGGCGGGGCTGCAGTTCCCGGCCGATGGGGGCGCCCCTACCCCGCTGCTCACCAACAAAATGACCACCTACGAAGGCTCGGCGGTGGCCACCAATCAGCAGGGGCAGCTGCTGTTTTACACCAACGGCGAGTTCGTATTCAACCGCCAGCACCAGGTAATGCCCAACGGCCGCAAGCTCATGGGCTCCAACTCCAGCACCCAGAGCGCCCTCATCGTGCCCGACCCTGGCAGCGGCAACGTGTTCTACGTGTTTACGGTGGCCGCCCAGGGCACCAGCAACGGCCTGCGCTACTCCATCGTGGACATGACCCGCGACCGGGGCCTGGGCGACGTGCCCCGCGCCAATGCACTGCTCATCTCGCCGGTGGCGGAGAAGCTGGCCGCCGTGCGCCACCAGAATGGCCGCGACGTGTGGGTGGTGGCGCACCGCTGGAACTCCAACGCCTTCGTGGCCTTCCTCGTCACGGCCGACGGGGTGCAGACCAAGCCCATTATGAGCAACGTAGGCTCCATGCACGCCGGGCCGGGCCGCAACGCCATCGGGGCTATGAAGTTCTCGCCCGACGGCCGCAAGCTGGCCGTGGCTCTCTGGCGCGAAGCCAACAAGTATGAGGTATTCGACTTCGACCGCGCCACCGGTCAGGTGCGCAACGTCAAAACCTTCGCGCCCTACCCCGAAGCCTACGGCGTGGAGTTTTCGCCCGATGGCACCAAGCTCTACGGCTCCAGCAACGGCGAAGGCGGCGGCCAGGCCCAAATCTTCCAGTTCGACCTGAAAACCGGCCAGGCCAAAGTCATCGGCAAATCGGCCAACCGCAAAGTGGGCTCCCTGCAACGCGCCCCCGATGGCAACATCTACGTGGCCCGCGAAGACAACCCCAGCCTGGGCATCATCCGCAACCCCAACTCCGACCAGGCCACCTACACCGACGACGGCCTCAAGCTCGGTGGCCGCCGCAGCAAGCTCGGCCTGCCGAATTTCATTACGGAGCCGTAG
- a CDS encoding NUDIX hydrolase encodes MPVPPENCWLNTLNNQGSTGLPGAAYFAGMLVPPSVADFPIPRHLRDSAVLVPVFRDAAGDVQVVLVRRAAFGVHGGQLAFPGGKPEPTDENLLATALREAYEEVGLLPANVEVLASLPPVAVPTGFRITPYLGRIRRPAAWQWQAAEIDEVLEVPLRHLADAATHAEEVWQLPGWPGPRRVPFYRVGAGYALWGASYRIIQPLIPRLLAGEWDI; translated from the coding sequence ATGCCCGTTCCGCCCGAAAACTGCTGGCTGAATACCTTGAACAACCAGGGCAGCACTGGTTTGCCGGGGGCGGCGTACTTTGCGGGCATGCTCGTTCCACCTTCGGTTGCCGACTTTCCCATTCCCCGCCACTTGCGCGACTCGGCCGTGCTGGTGCCCGTGTTCCGCGACGCCGCCGGCGACGTGCAGGTGGTGCTGGTGCGGCGGGCGGCGTTTGGGGTGCACGGCGGACAATTGGCGTTTCCCGGCGGCAAGCCCGAGCCCACCGACGAGAACCTGCTGGCTACGGCCCTGCGCGAGGCCTACGAGGAAGTTGGCCTGCTGCCCGCCAACGTTGAAGTGCTGGCTTCGCTGCCGCCGGTGGCCGTGCCCACGGGTTTCCGCATCACGCCTTACCTGGGCCGCATCCGCCGCCCTGCCGCCTGGCAGTGGCAAGCCGCCGAAATCGACGAGGTGCTGGAGGTTCCGCTACGCCACCTGGCCGACGCGGCCACGCACGCCGAGGAAGTGTGGCAGCTGCCGGGCTGGCCGGGCCCGCGCCGCGTGCCCTTCTACCGCGTAGGCGCCGGCTATGCCCTGTGGGGTGCCAGCTACCGCATCATCCAGCCTTTGATTCCGCGCCTGCTGGCGGGCGAGTGGGATATATAG
- a CDS encoding zinc-dependent metalloprotease translates to MKRMLPVWAAGLALTLTVAGCTEKENVPAAAGQEISAATLSQIRQLGFSTQNVRRDEDGNYLVEGDILLTAQNLQQRPTVQLLRVGQDEQYRTTNLVTGLPRTITVSISNQFPASFTTALDVALDRYNAENLQLRFARVSSGADIRILRGAGDYLASAGFPSGGEPFNLIRVNSRAFGPDISTGTIASVLAHEIGHCIGFRHTDYMDRSYSCGGQAVNEGASTVGAIYIPGTAVGPDPDSWMLSCIGADDDRPFNANDKTALDYLY, encoded by the coding sequence ATGAAACGCATGCTTCCCGTCTGGGCCGCTGGCCTGGCCCTCACCCTGACCGTTGCTGGCTGCACGGAAAAAGAAAATGTACCAGCTGCCGCCGGCCAGGAAATCAGCGCTGCCACGCTGAGCCAGATTCGGCAGTTGGGGTTCAGCACTCAGAATGTACGGCGCGACGAAGACGGCAACTATCTGGTCGAAGGCGACATTTTATTGACTGCCCAGAACTTGCAGCAGCGGCCGACGGTGCAGCTGCTGCGCGTGGGCCAGGACGAGCAGTACCGCACCACCAATTTGGTAACGGGCCTGCCGCGCACTATCACCGTGAGCATTTCCAACCAGTTTCCTGCTTCCTTTACCACCGCCCTGGACGTGGCCCTGGACCGCTATAACGCGGAAAACCTACAACTACGCTTCGCGCGTGTATCCAGCGGCGCCGACATCCGCATTCTGCGGGGCGCGGGCGACTACCTGGCCTCCGCGGGCTTCCCTTCGGGCGGCGAGCCTTTCAACCTGATTCGCGTTAACTCCCGCGCCTTCGGCCCGGACATTTCCACCGGGACTATTGCCAGTGTTCTGGCCCACGAAATCGGGCACTGCATCGGCTTCCGCCACACCGACTACATGGACCGCAGCTACAGCTGCGGCGGCCAGGCGGTGAATGAAGGCGCCAGCACCGTTGGGGCCATCTACATTCCCGGCACTGCCGTTGGCCCCGACCCCGACTCCTGGATGCTGTCCTGCATTGGGGCCGACGACGACCGGCCGTTCAATGCCAACGACAAAACGGCCCTGGATTACCTGTATTAA
- a CDS encoding NAD(P)/FAD-dependent oxidoreductase has translation MPDFSASAAPAASYDVLIVGAGPAGTACALALGGSGLRVALVDKARFPRDKVCGDAIPSPALKALRRLNPRYADELRALTAAHRTDMACSRLASPAGAEVSVYWQDPAFNSPRLHFDHALLELVRRHTTTVILEDCPIRSVAATAEGVAVQPATGPSLTAQLLIGCDGANSVVARQLAPWPLDRSRHCAAVRAYYTGVQDTPATTSDFVFLSRHRAGYCWVFPVGEGLFNVGFGMLSEDIAREQVDLKEVLDEVLATHPRLAPRFRQARRLGKVQGFGLPLGGGQRPLTGPRTLLCGDAAALIDPLQGHGIDQAIISGLLAAEHARRCCAARDFSPAALQPYAAHVQRRLGRDLARHYWLMRLLARAPWLVEAAFSAARLPALRRWLVRLMG, from the coding sequence GTGCCTGACTTTTCCGCTTCTGCTGCCCCTGCTGCTTCCTACGACGTGCTGATTGTGGGGGCGGGTCCGGCGGGCACGGCCTGCGCCCTGGCCCTGGGCGGCAGCGGCCTGCGCGTGGCCCTAGTCGATAAGGCCCGCTTTCCGCGCGACAAAGTGTGCGGCGACGCCATTCCCAGCCCGGCCCTCAAGGCCCTGCGCCGCCTCAACCCCCGGTACGCCGACGAGCTGCGCGCCCTCACCGCCGCCCACCGCACCGACATGGCCTGTAGCCGCCTGGCCTCGCCGGCCGGGGCCGAGGTGAGTGTGTACTGGCAAGACCCGGCCTTCAACAGCCCCCGCCTGCACTTCGACCACGCCCTGCTGGAGCTGGTGCGCCGCCACACCACCACGGTAATTCTGGAAGACTGCCCCATCCGAAGCGTGGCCGCCACGGCCGAAGGCGTAGCCGTGCAGCCCGCCACTGGCCCTTCGCTTACGGCCCAGCTGCTCATCGGCTGCGACGGAGCCAATTCGGTGGTGGCCCGGCAGCTAGCGCCCTGGCCCCTCGACCGGTCCCGGCACTGCGCCGCTGTGCGCGCCTACTACACGGGCGTGCAGGACACGCCCGCCACCACCAGCGACTTTGTGTTTCTGAGCCGCCACCGGGCCGGATACTGCTGGGTGTTTCCGGTGGGCGAGGGGCTGTTCAACGTGGGGTTTGGCATGCTCTCCGAGGACATTGCCCGCGAGCAGGTTGATTTGAAGGAAGTGCTGGACGAGGTGCTGGCTACCCACCCGCGGCTGGCTCCGCGCTTCCGCCAGGCCCGGCGTCTGGGCAAGGTGCAGGGTTTCGGGCTGCCCCTGGGCGGAGGGCAGCGCCCCCTCACTGGTCCGCGCACCCTGCTCTGCGGCGACGCCGCCGCCCTCATCGACCCCTTGCAAGGCCACGGCATCGACCAGGCCATCATCAGCGGCTTGCTGGCTGCCGAGCACGCCCGCCGCTGCTGCGCCGCCCGCGACTTCAGCCCCGCTGCCCTGCAACCCTACGCCGCCCACGTGCAGCGCCGCCTGGGCCGCGACCTGGCCCGCCACTACTGGCTGATGCGCCTGCTGGCCCGCGCCCCCTGGCTGGTTGAAGCCGCCTTCAGCGCCGCCCGCCTGCCCGCCCTGCGCCGCTGGCTGGTACGCCTGATGGGGTAG